One part of the Palaemon carinicauda isolate YSFRI2023 chromosome 23, ASM3689809v2, whole genome shotgun sequence genome encodes these proteins:
- the LOC137617523 gene encoding uncharacterized protein: MKLNSKYHEDYVEFVEKLVSEGYAYKVPEDQSYVEQPAWYLPHHGVYHPKKPNKIRVVFDCSAKYQGSSLNDKLMQGPDMTNSLIGVLLRFRLEKMAFMGDIESMFYQVKVPKDQHKYLRFLGWPGGELESELTEYRMGVHIFGAVSSPSIANYALRAAADHARDKYGPDVEHTIMTNFYVEDYLKSVPSEEQALRLVKDVTAALKERGFRLTKFVSNSRLVLKSIPQEDRSKDLQTCDLDYDELHVERALGLRWNIENGYFTFSASLDPKPFTRRGILSTVCSLYDPLGFVAPFLLPAKRILREVCQDSSLGWDDVIPEKYLKPWRRWLDDLPFLSNLKIPRCVKPKEFGTVTSTQLHMFSDASNEGYGAAAYIRLSDNSGRISTALLIGKYRVCPVKATTIPRLELTAAVVSINLAQHILKELQITVDQTFYHTDSTTVLHYIFNDRKRFPIFVANRVKVIKDFSENTQWRYVQSKENPADIGSRGFTSQQMLKSNIWFDGPYFLKGPEELWKNDMPHGVVELEGSTSFAVHPEDGEGNAVDKFLEYYPSWHRLRMAVAVYHRLFSILKSKRQARINGSFTAEELDAAEKAVIRYIQKKTFSKEVTLLQKSEGSRGRGLCSSSSIYKLDPFIDPKDRLLRVNGRLSKEEISAGEKHPMILPRKSHITTLIIRYTHEKLANAGRNHVMAKLRELYWIIRTNASVRQVLQRCVICRKIRNPVLNQKMADLPLERVIPAAPFTHTGVDFFGPQEVKEGRQIRKRYGVLFTCLSTRAIHIETANSLDTSSFINALRRFVARRGNVKKIWCDNGTNFHGAEKELRKSLQEMNDDQVRAFLSKESISWTFNPPTASHMGGVWERQIRTVRKVLTPLFKEHAGRLDDESYRTLLTEVEAIGNDRPLTTVSDSPDDLQPLSPAQLLTQKSSVVMPPPGVFQKGDMYLRQRWRYVQFLANLFWTRWRREYLSTLQERQKWNKEKRHLQVGDIVLVKDDNQLGSNWMKGRVISTGKDRTGFVRSVVLKTQTSELHRPIQKLVLLLAVEEQ; encoded by the coding sequence atgaaactaaattcAAAGTACCATGAAGATTATGTGGAATTTGTTGAGAAATTGGTGTCTGAAGGATATGCTTATAAGGTTCCGGAGGATCAGTCGTATGTTGAACAACCTGCATGGTATCTACCTCATCATGGTGTCTACCATCCAAAAAAGCCAAATAAGATTAGAGTAGTCTTTGACTGTAGTGCTAAATACCAAGGTAGTTCCCTTAATGACAAGTTGATGCAAGGTCCTGATATGACTAATTCCCTGATTGGAGTGCTCCTCAGATTTCGTTTAGAAAAGATGGCCTTTATGGGTGACATAGAATCTATGTTTTACCAAGTTAAGGTACCAAAGGATCAACATAAATACCTAAGATTTTTAGGGTGGCCTGGTGGTGAACTTGAAAGCGAACTTACAGAGTATCGAATGGGTGTTCACATCTTTGGAGCAGTATCATCACCTAGCATCGCCAATTATGCTTTGAGGGCAGCAGCTGACCATGCAAGAGATAAGtatggtccagatgtagaacacaCCATTATGACTAATTTTTATGTGGAAGACTATTTAAAGTCTGTACCTTCAGAAGAGCAGGCATTAAGACTTGTGAAAGACGTTACAGCAGCATTGAAGGAAAGAGGTTTTCGGCTGACCAAGTTTGTGAGTAACAGCAGGCTGGTGTTGAAATCAATCCCACAAGAGGACCGTTCAAAAGATCTTCAAACATGTGATCTTGACTATGATGAACTTCATGTAGAAAGAGCTCTTGGTCTTCGGTGGAATATTGAAAATGGCTACTTTACTTTCTCCGCAAGCTTGGACCCAAAACCATTTACAAGGAGAGGTATTTTGTCAACAGTATGTTCCCTTTATGATCCTCTTGGTTTTGTGGCTCCTTTTCTTTTGCCAGCTAAGAGAATTCTTCGCGAAGTTTGTCAGGATAGCAGCTTGGGATGGGATGATGTTATTCCCGAAAAATACCTGAAGCCCTGGAGAAGGTGGCTTGATGATTTACCATTCCTGAGTAACTTAAAGATTCCAAGATGTGTCAAACCAAAGGAATTTGGTACAGTGACTTCCACACAGCTGCACATGTTTTCAGATGCTAGTAATGAAGGCTATGGTGCTGCAGCATACATAAGACTTTCTGATAACAGTGGGAGGATTTCTACTGCTCTGCTGATAGGAAAGTATAGAGTGTGTCCTGTAAAGGCAACAACCATACCGCGACTGGAATTGACTGCTGCAGTAGTGTCCATAAATCTCGCACAACACATTTTGAAAGAGCTGCAGATTACAGTGGACCAGACATTCTATCACACAGATTCTACAACAGTTCttcactatatttttaatgatagaaaGAGATTTCCTATATTTGTTGCAAATAGAGTGAAAGTAATCAAGGATTTCTCTGAAAATACACAGTGGAGATATGTTCAGAGTAAAGAGAATCCTGCTGATATTGGATCAAGAGGTTTCACAAGTCAGCAAATGCTGAAGAGTAACATTTGGTTTGATGGCCCATATTTTCTTAAAGGACCAGAGGAGCTGTGGAAAAATGATATGCCCCATGGTGTAGTTGAATTGGAAGGATCTACAAGTTTTGCAGTGCATCCAGAAGATGGGGAGGGAAATGCTGTTGATAAGTTTCTTGAGTATTATCCTTCATGGCATCGATTGAGGATGGCTGTTGCTGTGTATCACCGTCTTTTTTCCATACTGAAATCTAAGAGACAAGCTAGAATTAATGGTTCATTTACAGCAGAAGAATTAGATGCTGCTGAAAAAGCAGTCATCAGATATATTCAGAAGAAAACTTTTAGTAAGGAAGTGACACTCTTACAAAAGAGCGAAGGGTCAAGGGGCCGAGGACTTTGTAGTAGCAGTAGCATTTATAAACTAGATCCATTCATTGATCCTAAAGACAGGCTTCTTCGCGTTAATGGAAGGCTCTCCAAAGAAGAAATTTCAGCTGGCGAGAAACATCCAATGATATTACCTAGAAAGAGTCATATTACCACTTTGATTATCCGGTACACACATGAAAAATTAGCTAATGCTGGACGCAACCATGTGATGGCAAAACTTAGAGAACTTTACTGGATTATCCGTACTAATGCAAGTGTCCGCCAGGTTCTACAAAGATGTGTCATTTGCAGAAAAATTAGAAACCCTGTTCTAAACCAGAAGATGGCTGATTTACCATTGGAAAGAGTAATTCCAGCTGCTCCATTCACACACACAGGTGTTGACTTCTTTGGGCCACAGGAAGTCAAAGAAGGAAGGCAAATCAGGAAGAGGTATGGTGTATTATTTACTTGCTTGTCTACAAGAGCAATTCATATAGAGACAGCCAATTCCTTAGACACATCGTCCTTCATAAATGCTTTAAGAAGGTTTGTTGCTAGAAGAGGAAATGTAAAGAAGATTTGGTGTGACAATGGGACAAACTTTCATGGAGCTGAGAAGGAGTTGAGGAAGTCACTGCAAGAGATGAATGATGATCAGGTCAGAGCTTTCCTCTCAAAAGAAAGCAtcagctggaccttcaatccccctACAGCTAGTCATATGGGAGGTGTGTGGGAACGTCAGATTAGAACTGTGAGAAAGGTCTTGACTCCTCTCTTCAAGGAACATGCTGGACGACTGGATGATGAGAGTTACCGCACTCTTCTCACAGAAGTTGAGGCTATAGGGAATGACCGTCCTTTGACCACAGTCAGTGACAGCCCAGATGACTTACAACCACTCAGTCCCGCACAGCTTCTCACACAGAAATCAAGTGTTGTGATGCCACCACCTGGTGTTTTTCAGAAAGGAGATATGTATCTGAGACAGAGGTGGCGATATGTTCAATTCTTGGCTAACTTATTCTGGACTAGATGGCGAAGAGAATATTTGTCAACATTACAAGAGAGACAGAAGTGGAACAAGGAAAAGCGGCATCTTCAAGTTGGTGATATTGtccttgtaaaagatgataatcagttaGGGAGTAACTGGATGAAAGGTCGTGTTATCAGCACTGGAAAGGACAGAACTGGTTTTGTACGTAGTGTAGTTTTAAAGACACAAACATCAGAGCTCCATCGACCCATTCAAAAGCTTGTTCTTCTCCTTGCAGTAGaggaacaatga
- the LOC137617522 gene encoding probable inactive protein kinase DDB_G0270444: MKVEYKKMKEINDRRMDRLQVLEYAIIEIKDSIGLAKLGRVNMPIEDIREDVKKEVKEIMKKEKRKNILVIYNVKECMEGSTKEKQRKDKDRCERLFKDNIGVTVVEVMETIRLAGNTEEDKSRDKIIKQECKRIIRNLNKEEALIILGDFNGHVGFLGYQNLDKNREMILDWVNDHGLVLLNGDLRCKGIYTCEKLQQKGIIDYVLVNEQIYKNFREINIDDEKLNFDISYHNLITIELEFMRDQNENFNKGRWEEIKYFGTDENSLREYTTRVKEILRDRQIDRIEGKDLIIKEATEEKLARVYRREVLKEEKVHEQPWMNDEIRKSIKERKDLNRKKRNESNIEVKRVLQEIYDQKKRYLTQPVAQTFPNYRFWIRGGMGVWGAAYIFGGGVNNSNTKKYIPMKF, encoded by the exons ATGAAGGTTGAGTATAAAAAGATGAAGGAGATTAATGATAGGCGAATGGATAGGCTACAGGTACTCGAATACGCAATAATAGAGATAAAGGATTCAATAGGCTTGGCAAAGCTAGGACGAGTTAATATGCCAATAGAAGACATTAGGGAAGATGTTAAAAAAGAGGTTAAAGAGATAATgaagaaggaaaagaggaaaaatattttggtaatatataatgtcaAGGAATGCATGGAAGGAAGCacaaaggaaaaacaaagaaaggataaGGATAGGTGTGAGCGACTGTTCAAAGATAATATAGGGGTAACTGTAGTTGAAGTAATGGAAACAATAAGGTTGG caggaaatactgaagaagacaaaagtagggataagATAATTAAACAGGAATgtaaaagaattattagaaatctaaacAAAGAAGAGGCATTGATAATATTAGGGGATTTCAACGggcatgtaggatttttaggttaccagaatttagacaaGAATagggaaatgattctcgattgggtgaatgaccatgggttagtcctattgaatggagatttaagatgtaaagggaTTTATACATGTGAAAAATTGCAACAAAAAGGTataatagactacgtactagtaaacgaacaaatatataaaaactttagagAAATAAATATAGACgatgaaaaattgaactttgacatctcctatcataatctgatcactatagaactggaattcatgcgTGACcagaatgaaaattttaataaaggaagatgggaggaaaTAAAATACTTtgggacagatgaaaatagtttaagagaatatactaCGAGAGTGAAGGAAATtttaagagatagacaaatagacagaatagaaggaaaggatctgataataaaagaggctacagaagaaaaattggcaagagtatatagAAGGGAAGTTCTTAaagaagaaaaggtacatgagcaaccctggatgaacgatgaaataagaaaaagcataaaggaaaggaaggatttaaacagaaagaaaagaaatgaatccaatatcGAAGTGAAAAGGGTATTACAAGAGATATATGATCAAAAGAAAAG atatctcacccagcCTGTAGCCCAGACATTCCCTAACTATAGATTTTGGATTAGGGGTGGGATGGGGGTCTGGGGAGCAGCttatattttcggcggcggggtcaataactccaaTACCAAGAAATACATtccaatgaaattttaa